The following coding sequences are from one Vicinamibacteria bacterium window:
- a CDS encoding rhomboid family intramembrane serine protease: MFLPIGDQPNPRGTPVVNYAIIGLNVAVFLLLTIPLSLQAADPSDPRFREYVDVIGQNLPPGVPLSALARQVSAYDLVVFSYGYRPAEPSIVAIFTAMFLHGGFMHLFGNMLFLWIYGDNVEHRLGSVPYLFWYLTTGVAATLFHALFASDSPIPLVGASGAISGVLGFYFIWFPHNQVRILIFFFFVNVILLPARWVLGFYILIDNILPFVVSQTDGAGVAYGAHIGGFIAGLGAAWFKDRRIVTERPPDYRGVQRQGPRSPADEIREAIRRNELATAAERYFELSSEQTRRLLGPNESILLGNWLAQNSHPRAALTIYQRHLRDYPTGPGAAEAHAYAGLVQLHAFDEPTAAYQHLIEALDFDPSPELRNLVRNGLDLIESRQKYRIRARRRH, from the coding sequence ATGTTCCTGCCAATTGGAGATCAGCCGAATCCTCGCGGGACACCCGTCGTCAACTACGCGATCATCGGTCTCAACGTCGCGGTCTTTCTGCTATTGACGATTCCGCTCAGCCTTCAGGCGGCGGATCCGTCGGACCCCCGCTTCCGGGAGTACGTCGACGTCATCGGCCAGAATCTTCCTCCCGGCGTTCCACTCAGCGCACTAGCCCGACAGGTCTCGGCCTACGACCTGGTTGTCTTCTCCTACGGCTACCGGCCTGCCGAGCCGTCGATCGTCGCGATCTTCACCGCGATGTTCCTTCACGGCGGCTTCATGCACCTCTTCGGCAATATGCTCTTTCTCTGGATATACGGCGACAACGTCGAGCATCGGCTGGGCTCGGTCCCGTATCTCTTTTGGTACCTCACGACCGGTGTCGCGGCGACCCTCTTCCACGCCCTATTCGCGAGCGATTCCCCGATCCCCCTCGTGGGCGCCTCGGGTGCCATCAGTGGTGTGCTCGGCTTCTATTTCATCTGGTTTCCGCACAATCAGGTTCGGATCCTCATATTCTTCTTCTTCGTAAACGTCATCCTCCTTCCTGCTCGGTGGGTTCTTGGTTTTTACATCCTCATCGACAACATTCTGCCCTTTGTCGTTTCGCAGACTGATGGGGCCGGCGTCGCCTACGGGGCCCACATTGGTGGCTTTATCGCCGGGCTCGGCGCCGCCTGGTTCAAGGATCGCCGCATCGTCACCGAGAGACCTCCCGACTACCGGGGGGTCCAACGTCAAGGGCCTCGCTCTCCGGCGGATGAGATCCGTGAGGCGATCCGTAGGAACGAGCTCGCGACCGCCGCCGAGAGGTACTTCGAGCTTTCGTCAGAACAGACTCGACGGCTTCTGGGGCCGAACGAGTCGATCCTGCTCGGGAACTGGCTCGCGCAAAACAGCCATCCGCGCGCGGCGCTCACGATCTACCAGCGTCATTTGAGGGACTATCCCACCGGGCCGGGTGCGGCGGAGGCGCACGCCTACGCGGGGCTCGTTCAACTTCACGCATTCGACGAGCCGACGGCGGCCTACCAGCATCTTATCGAAGCACTCGATTTC